The genomic interval ACCGGATCAGAGCACTGCTGAGAATGCCTCGCCGCCTGGGCCGGATGGGCTGGCGGCGGCGAAGGTGAGGATGCGGGAGCTGGCCGCAGCCTACGCGCGGGCCTTGCCGGGGCTGGACACCCACAGCCTGCTGAGCGGCCTGGACGCCACCCTCAGTTTTCTCCCGATGGGCGAGCGGGACGGCGCCTACGATCCCGAGCACCGGGTCGTGCTGATCAACAGCCGGGTGCGCCCCGAGCGCCAGCGCTTTACCCTCGCGCACGAGATCAGCCACGCCCTGCTGCTGGAGGACGACGACCTGCTCAGCGACCTGCACGACGCCTACGAGGGCGACCGTCTGGAACAGGTGATCGAGACGCTGTGTAACGTGGGCGCCGCCGCGATCCTGATGCCGGAGGCGCTGATCGACGAGGTGCTGGCCCGCTTCGGTCCCAGTGGGCGCGCGCTGGCCGAGCTTGCCCGCCGGGCCGACGTGAGCGCGAGCAGCGCCCTGTATGCCCTGGCGGAGCGCACCCGCGCGCCCGTGCTGTACGCGGTCTGCGCCGTGGCGCGCCCGGACGCCGACCCTGACGACGACGCCCCGGCGGGCAAGCGGCTGACCGTCCGCGCCAGCAGCGGCGCTCCCGGGGTGAAGTACAGCCTGCGCCCCGGTACGCCCATTCCCGACGACCATCCGGTGGCGGTGGCGCTGGCGACCCGGCTGCCGCTGGCACAGGAAAGCTACGTGCCCTTCCGCTCGGGTCGGCGGATGCCTGCCTACGTGGACGTCTTTCCCGAGCGGCAGCGCGCGCTGGTGAGCTTTGCGCTGATCTCCCGAGCGGGCAAGGGGGCGGAGGCGGACACGGATGCCTCCTGAGCGGGGGCGGGCCGTGCCCTGGCCGCAGCGCAGGCACTCGCTGCTGTTCGGCTTCGCGGTGCCCGGGGGCGAGCGCACGCCGCAGGGCTGGCGGGTCAGCTGGTCCGGCTGCGCGGTGATGGGCGTCCTGAACGTCACCCCCGACAGCTTCAGCGACGGGGGCCAGCACGCCTCGCTGGAAGCCGCCGTCGTCCGGGCCAGGGCGATGCGGGACGCCGGGGTGCTCCTGATCGATGTGGGGGGCGAGAGCACCCGTCCGGGTTCAGAGCCGGTGCCTGCGGAGGTGGAACT from Deinococcus budaensis carries:
- a CDS encoding ImmA/IrrE family metallo-endopeptidase, giving the protein MRELAAAYARALPGLDTHSLLSGLDATLSFLPMGERDGAYDPEHRVVLINSRVRPERQRFTLAHEISHALLLEDDDLLSDLHDAYEGDRLEQVIETLCNVGAAAILMPEALIDEVLARFGPSGRALAELARRADVSASSALYALAERTRAPVLYAVCAVARPDADPDDDAPAGKRLTVRASSGAPGVKYSLRPGTPIPDDHPVAVALATRLPLAQESYVPFRSGRRMPAYVDVFPERQRALVSFALISRAGKGAEADTDAS